The proteins below come from a single Juglans regia cultivar Chandler chromosome 12, Walnut 2.0, whole genome shotgun sequence genomic window:
- the LOC108994807 gene encoding major allergen Pru av 1-like, with the protein MGVFTYEYETNSAIPPPRLFKAFILDADNLVPKVAPQAFKSTEILEGDGGPGTIKKITFGEGSQYKYVKHKVEKIDHANFSYSYSLIEGDALGDILEKISYEIKLVAHEAGSIVKSTSHYHTKGDHEIKEEHVKAGKEKAAGLFKAIEGYLVAHPDTYN; encoded by the exons ATGGGTGTCTTCACTTATGAATATGAGACCAACTCAGCTATCCCACCACCAAGGTTGTTCAAGGCCTTTATTCTTGATGCTGACAACCTTGTGCCAAAGGTTGCACCTCAAGCCTTCAAGAGTACCGAAATCCTTGAAGGAGATGGAGGGCCCGGAACCATCAAGAAAATCACCTTCGGTGAAG GTAGCCAATACAAGTATGTGAAGCACAAGGTCGAGAAGATTGACCACGCAAACTTCTCATACAGCTACAGCTTGATTGAGGGGGATGCTTTGGGTGACATACTCGAGAAAATCTCATACGAGATCAAGCTCGTAGCCCATGAGGCAGGATCCATCGTGAAGAGCACAAGCCATTACCACACCAAAGGTGACCACGAGATCAAGGAAGAGCATGTGAAGGCTGGAAAAGAGAAGGCTGCTGGACTTTTCAAGGCTATTGAGGGCTACCTCGTGGCACATCCTGATACCTACAACTAA